Genomic segment of Bacteroidia bacterium:
GCGCAGCTATTTCGTCTTTTATTATTTTTTCGAGTCCATAACCAACTTCAATTCTCATCTGTCTGTCCTGAACAGCAACTGTGATTAATATTCCATCATCAAACTCTACCCGTCCTATTTTCCAAGTATTGGCTATTCTTAGCGAATAGTCTTCAATTTTCTCTCCGTCTAAGGACAATATTGTTAAAATGAAGATTTGTGAACCGATACTTTGTTCTAATTCTTTGATATACTCCGCCAGCTTTGATTCTTGATCTTCAGTCAAAATATTTGCATTGTCATTTACATAGGAAATTTTTTGCCTATCATTTCGTCCGCATGCAGTGATAAGGAGTCCTATAAAAAATAACGCGTATACTATTCTCATGTCTTGTTGATTTAGTGAATGGACCTCAACGAGGAGCAAAACACCATTGCGTGTTTCCGTTTTGTCCGCACCGGATTCTCCCCCCGGTTTACATGCCAAAAGTATATATAATTCACTTATTCGGTTCACACATTTTATATTGATATACGACCGTGCATTGCTATCTATCCAGACAGTCTCTTATCTTCTCACCGTGCGCTATGTTTCATCAATTTTTGCTCATAAAATTCTTCCCCGGCCTGGAGCCGCACGATGTATAATCCCGGACTTAAATTTTGAAT
This window contains:
- a CDS encoding TPM domain-containing protein, which codes for MRIVYALFFIGLLITACGRNDRQKISYVNDNANILTEDQESKLAEYIKELEQSIGSQIFILTILSLDGEKIEDYSLRIANTWKIGRVEFDDGILITVAVQDRQMRIEVGYGLEKIIKDEIAAQIIRDDMAPNFRSDKYFEGLDLAVGKIKTLIKDNKELVGQRL